The following DNA comes from Tunturibacter psychrotolerans.
TATCGGCGGATGATTATCACGGGCCTGTGCTCTTTAGCGGAGATGCCGCTTCGGACGTGATCGACCGACTGCTCGTGCCTAACATCGAGGCCGACAGACCGGAGATGGGCACTACTGCGCGCACTACTGGCGCCTACTCTTCGAGCTTCAAGGCGCGCGTTCTTCCCGAGATGATCAGCGTCACGGATGATCCGTTGCAGACAAAGTTTGATGGGAAGGCTCTTCTTGGCGCTTACAAGATCGATGACGAGGGCGTCCCTGCACAATCGGTCGATATCGTCGTCAATGGCAAGCTCGAGAACTTTCTTATCGGCCGGGAGCCCATTAAAGACTTTGACACGTCGAATGGCCACGGACGCGCCGCTCCTGCACAGTCAGCTCATTCGCGCGCGGGAGTCATTCTGGTCAAGTCGAGCCATCCTCTGTCGCGAGCCGAACTCAATCAACGTCTTCTCGGTATGGCGAAGGAACAAGGCCGCGACGTCTACTCAGTCGAGACTCTCGGCGGCGAGCTTCTTCCGCGGCTGCTCTATCTCGTGCATCCTGATGGCTCACGCCAACTCGTTCGCGGTGCGATATTCGATGAGCTCGACAACCGCAGCCTCCGCTCGGATATTGTCGCCGCCGGCAACGACTCGTATGTTTCGAACTCGCTCGGTACTGTGCCTCAGACCACCATTGCTCCTAGCCTGCTCTTTGACGACATCGGCGTGAAGCGTGCAACGGTGGAGCAGCAGAAGCTCCCGTACTATGATCCTCCCTCGCTACCCGGGAAATAGTGAGCATGAGCGACCGCCTGGAAAGCGCGTCGTCCTTCGAGCGAGTGTTCGCTAGTCGGTTCGGATTAGATAGGGTGCGGCAGCAGGATCTTTGGGGTGAATGCTGTCGGCTACCTCGCTTGCATTGCTTTTGTTCGGCAGCTTCGGACTGATCCTGACCCAATGCCCGGTGGGTCCGGGAAACTCGATGACCTTGGCGGTGGCATAGCGGTGAATCATCTCTTCTTTGAGTTTCATTGCATCGGACTCTCGTGCAAAGGCCCCGACCTGTACGCACCAGCGTCCGCCGGGATCAGCGTTCGCACGAACCGGAGCTGCGAATGCTTCCACTTTCACTTTGGCTACGCCCGCGCGATAGACTCCGGTCGCTTTTGCTGCAGCAAGTGACAGATCGATGATGCGTCCATGGACGAACGGGCCGCGGTCAGTGATCTTGACGACGACCGATTGGTTGTTGGTCAGATTTGTCACACGCACCATCGTCCCCATTGGGAGTGTGAGGTGCGCGGCGGTCATTGCGTTCTGGTCGTAGACCGTGCCGTCAGCGGCTTTTCGACCGGCGTAGGGAGGGCCATACCAGCTCGCCATTCCGACCTCACTTGAGATGGGCTTTCCAAGGTTGCCTGGAATCGGGGCTGGAGCGGATGGAGGAGGTACTTGAGCGGTTGTTGGGTTCGTTCGCGATCCCCGCGAAACTTTGCCTTGATTGGAGGCGCTTGTCGTCGACGGCGGCGGTGGGGGCCGGTAGGCTCTGGTTGTTTCCTTATGGCAACCGCTGACTATCAGCGCACACGCCGATAGCATTGCGGCATACCTATGCCGGACGGTGATCACGGTTTCGATGTGTCTTTCGGTGGTGGGGCAGACGACCTTCGCGCATGATCGTCCATTCGCGACGCTAGCTTGTGCAACTCTGCCGCAGCAGCTCTAAGCGCCTCTGAGCCGTTGCGTCGCACATCCGGCACCACTTCCTCGTTGATGTACTTCACGACGTTCTTAAGGTCTGCTTCGAGGTGGGTTGCCGCATCCCGCAACTGCTGCTCCCACGGTCGCTTCGGCTCTTCTGTTGGCATAGGCAAACCTCCACCTATCGATTAGATGACGCAGAAAAGGCAAGGTCAACGGTCATTGCATCTACGTGCCGGGATGGTAACAAGGGTCTGGATCAGTCGGAGTGGGCAAATACAACTTGCCGTGATGTTTGAGCGTCCGTTATATATAGGCAAACGCTCACATTATGTATGTTTGTGACCAATTCCCAGCCGCTGAACTCTAACGGGTGGTGGAATATTTAGCTTGTAGGAGTTATTTTTGACAATCGCAAGGGTACGGCTGACTTCAAGAAAGTTCCTCAATAAAAGCCTTATCTTCACCGTGGCGTTATTCGCCTCAACGGACCTCATTGCGCAGGTACGAACCGAACCGAGCGCGCTCGTCGCAACGGACGCCATGCTCTCGCTTCCCGACGCTCCTTCGGTCTCAAACAGCACCTCTTCCGTCGACGAATCCAGCAGTTCAAGCAACGAGGCAGACAGCTCTGCGAACCTGGGAGCCGGTGGAGCCCTGGACCCAGCCTCAGTGAAACGCAGGATTCTAGCCACTCGCAGCGATATCACCATCTACCCAGGACAAACAGCTCCGTCTCTCTCCGCGCACGACAAAGAGGTGATGGGATTCAAGCAGACATTCACCCTCTTCTCCCTCATCGGATGGACTACCTCAGCGGCATACACTCATCTCATCAACGGCACTCCCAACTATGGGACCGACAGCGGTGCGTTCGGGGAGCGCCTGGGAGCCGCCGCTTTACGCAACACCAGTCAGAACATCTTCGGCAACGTCGTCTTCGCTCCGCTTTTTCATGAGGATCCGCGCTACTACAAGATGGGCAAAGGCCATAACGTGGCCAAACGCGTTGCATACGCCGCCACCCGGGCCATCATCACCCGCGCGGACGATGGCCACGCTACACCTAACTGCTCCCTCATCTTGGGCCGCGTCTTCGGAGCCGCCCTCACCAACGCATATTACCCTGATTCGAATCGCAGCTTCAGCCAAACAGCACAGACCTTTGGCACCTCCATGGCCGGCGGTGCAATCGGCTTCGTCGTTACTGAGTTTCTCGACGAGGCGCTCGAAATCACTCACCTCAAATAAGCTTGAGTAGAGTTCCGCTACGTCTTATGAGGGTAGGCAACGAGGGTCATTCGTATGCGTTGGTGGTTGATCTTGGTTTTGCTGCTATCTGCTATCACTGCAGCAGCACAACACACCGAGACTGCGTCCGACCTTCCAGATGCCCCCAGCGCCATAGCTTCGAATCAGGAAAACGTCGTCGCGGTAGCCGAGGCTTCATTCCGGCAGACCGGAGATGGAGTCAGGCCGTGCAACGCCTTTCGTGCCATGAAGGTTGTCTACTACGACCCCAACCGTCTGGATACGGTCCCCAAACCCTGTAGCAACCTTGTCTATCCCTACCAAAAGTTTCTCGGCACAAATGTCGTCATCCCGCTGACTTGGCAGGAGAAGGGTTACCTTGCTCTGAACAACCTCGCCGATCCTGCTAACTTCGGCACCATCGTCGGTATATCTGCGATCTCAGTTGCAGTCGACCCCCACTCTGCGTACGGTCCCGGTCTGAAGGGGTTCGGCAAATCTGTTGGCATCAGTTATGTGCAGGATGTCTCCAGCCAGTTCTTCCGAGGCTTCACATTTCCGATTCTCTTCCATCAGGATCCACGTTACTTCCGCATGCCGAACGCTCCGTTGACCAAGCGGATCATCTACTCCGTCTCGCGCACCGTTATCTCGCGTCACGACGATGGCAGTTCCATGCCCAACTACTCCGTCTTACTCGACTATCCCCTCGAGGCGGTCCTCGCTAATCAATATGTGCCCGGTGTCCATACGGACCTCTCCTCGACCGTGACCCGCATTGCAACCGGATATGCGCTCGATCCGGTGAACAATCTGCTCGACGAATTTCTCCCGGATGTGGCCAGCCATGTCCACGTCCGCATCATCTTCGTTCAGCGGATCCTGAACAACATTGCCAGCGGTAACAACGGCATTACTCTTCAGTGACATATTTACTGTATTTACGGTAAAAACTTCGCCCCATCTACCGCTCCATGTCGCCATTCAATGCAGATTCTTGCCGTTCGATACCACATGCTTCGATATGCCCCCCAAGCTGGGTACTGTTAAGGGGTGAGTCGAACAGGATCCCCGCTGCATCTGACAGGAAAAGCAATAGATAGGTCGATCAAGCGAGGGGTTGCTTCTCGCGGCAACCGTATCCGGGTCAGCAGTGTAAAAACGATTTAAATAGACGAAATTAAGTAACAATCCAGAAGATATCTCGATTATCAGACGGACACTCAGGAGATAAAGTAAATGCCGAAGGCCAAAATTGCCGAAAAAGCTCTTACCTATGGAGCAAAAGCAGGTTGGGCAGTATTCAATAAGCTGAATTCGTTCAGCCCCAATGCCAGCTTCACCCCCAGGTGGAGCGACAAGCCGCTTCTCAAGAGCTATCAGAAAGAGAAGCCGCCCCTCGGCTGGCCCCGCACCACCGACTCCCTCTGTCCGAAGTGCATTCCTGAGATTCGTCAGCAGATCGTCGACGGCAAACTGCCGCACGAGATTCTGCTCAACGAGAAGGTCGGCGAGATCAAGGCGCAGATCATCGAGCGTGACGGCCAGATCCTGATGGTCAAGGACTGCCCCATCCACGGTCACTTCGAGGACGTCATGTCCATCGATCCGCCGATGATGAAGCACCTCGAAGACGTCTTCCCGGGCCGCGACATCCGCGCCCACAATGACGAGAAGCTGCACAACCACGGCACCTCGACCGTGACGCACGGCCGCGGATCGGTTCTTACGATCGACCTGACCAACCGCTGCAACATGATGTGCGATCCCTGCTTCATGGACGCCAACCAGGTCGGCTTCGTCCACGAGCTGACGTGGGATGAGATCAAGACCATGCTCGACAACGCAATCACGATCAAGCCGCGTCGTCAGATGAGCGTGCAGTTTTCCGGTGGCGAACCGACACTGTCGCCTTACTTCCTCGACGCCGTCGCCTATGCCCGCAAGGTTGGTTACAACTCCGTGCAGGCCGCGACCAACGGCATCGAGTTCGCCAAGTCCAAGGAGTTTGCCAAGGCTGCCGCTGAAGCCGGTCTCCGCTACGCCTATCTGCAGTTCGACGGTATCGGCAACGCGCCGAACTCGCACCGTAAGGTCGGCAACGCATTCGACGTAAAGCTTCAGGCCATCCATAACCTGCATGAGGCCGGCGTGGACATCGTCCCCGTCACCTGCATCATCAACGGTATCAACAACGAGCAGGTTGGCCGCATTATCGAGTTCGCGCTCGACAACCCGAAGAAGATCAACTTCCTCTCCTTCCAGCCCGTCAGCTTCACCGGCCGCGACGAAGACATCTCCGACGAGCGCCGCCATGCGCAGCGTTACACTCTGTCGCACCTCGCGCACGACGTCCGTAACCAGACCGGCCTCGGCGAGAGCACCCGCGATTGGTTCCCAATCTCGTTCATGTCCACCTTCTCCGACTGGGCCGACCTCGTGCACGGACCAGACCGCGACTGGGGCCAGCTCTCCTGCGGTTGCCATCCAAACTGCGGCATCGGCATGGCGCTGATGATCGATAAGGAAACCAAAGAAGCCGTTCCCGTCACCGCGTTCCTCGACGCAGTGCAGCTTGCTAAGGATGTCGCGAAGATCAACGACGCGGCTCGCGGCAAGTTTCTTTCGATCCTGGGTGTGTCGCTTGCGCTGCTGCGCAACTACGACCCGTCAAAGGCTCCTACGCACTTCAAGATCGTCGACCTGCTGCAGAAGTTCGATAAGTGCTTCGGTGCCACCGGAAAGAACTACGGCAAGGTCACAGCGGACCGCACCATGGCCGACATCGAGAAGCGCCGCGCCGACCGCTGGAACTTCCTCTTCATCGCCGGCATGTGGTTCCAGGACCTCTTCAACTACGACTTCCGCCGCACCGAGCAGTGCATCATCCCCTACGCCACACAAGAGGGTGAGATCAGCTTCTGCGCGTACAACACCGGCGTGGGCTGGCGCAACATCATTGAGAAGATGCACATGACCTCCACCCTGACCAAGTGGTACGAGGAGCATGGCCGCCACGAGATCTTCGCCGGTGGTAAGAAGGTCGGTCTCGAAGCCGAGATGAAGTACGACCTCGTCCTCAACGACGAGCACGTCAACGCCGCCGCCAACGACACCTTCGACAAGTCCGGCATCGCGAAGAACTCTCGCGAAGAGAAGATCCGCGCACGCGATGC
Coding sequences within:
- a CDS encoding septal ring lytic transglycosylase RlpA family protein, with the translated sequence MASWYGPPYAGRKAADGTVYDQNAMTAAHLTLPMGTMVRVTNLTNNQSVVVKITDRGPFVHGRIIDLSLAAAKATGVYRAGVAKVKVEAFAAPVRANADPGGRWCVQVGAFARESDAMKLKEEMIHRYATAKVIEFPGPTGHWVRISPKLPNKSNASEVADSIHPKDPAAAPYLIRTD
- a CDS encoding radical SAM protein; translated protein: MPKAKIAEKALTYGAKAGWAVFNKLNSFSPNASFTPRWSDKPLLKSYQKEKPPLGWPRTTDSLCPKCIPEIRQQIVDGKLPHEILLNEKVGEIKAQIIERDGQILMVKDCPIHGHFEDVMSIDPPMMKHLEDVFPGRDIRAHNDEKLHNHGTSTVTHGRGSVLTIDLTNRCNMMCDPCFMDANQVGFVHELTWDEIKTMLDNAITIKPRRQMSVQFSGGEPTLSPYFLDAVAYARKVGYNSVQAATNGIEFAKSKEFAKAAAEAGLRYAYLQFDGIGNAPNSHRKVGNAFDVKLQAIHNLHEAGVDIVPVTCIINGINNEQVGRIIEFALDNPKKINFLSFQPVSFTGRDEDISDERRHAQRYTLSHLAHDVRNQTGLGESTRDWFPISFMSTFSDWADLVHGPDRDWGQLSCGCHPNCGIGMALMIDKETKEAVPVTAFLDAVQLAKDVAKINDAARGKFLSILGVSLALLRNYDPSKAPTHFKIVDLLQKFDKCFGATGKNYGKVTADRTMADIEKRRADRWNFLFIAGMWFQDLFNYDFRRTEQCIIPYATQEGEISFCAYNTGVGWRNIIEKMHMTSTLTKWYEEHGRHEIFAGGKKVGLEAEMKYDLVLNDEHVNAAANDTFDKSGIAKNSREEKIRARDAKIKQDAENARMAKLYRKEILQEPDAPAGFISLGEIKAAPAPKVEETVSGD